One window of Halorussus sp. MSC15.2 genomic DNA carries:
- a CDS encoding 3-keto-5-aminohexanoate cleavage protein encodes MSPHRSNSDADNGRPDGKSLHRNLYDDLSFDELEPSSTFTEEVAKQFFPVHEEDRIETMDSPVVVECAYPGWQPGGDHYPAVPESKDEQIRELVESVEAGAAAVHVHPRDEDGRPQWNDNDLLVEILDPVFEECGDVVTFSQGWTTSPHADYVSGVRDLLERGDGNKYCQGGVVLPPGLFGAGSLHSISTIKEAVRYYEENGVKPIFQLYDTHVLRDLKHHLIADDELEWDPYVLCLRAGSHHSQTTTNDPWSYFKVISEIYNVRQSVEDSVVGLYPGGRNWLPMLMMGLIAGANVVRVGIEDAYWMYPHEDELVRKNAEVVETAVEIAEMLGREVITDPDRAREFLGMKYTSPR; translated from the coding sequence ATGTCTCCGCATAGGTCGAATTCGGACGCCGATAACGGTCGGCCGGACGGGAAGTCGCTCCACAGGAACCTCTACGACGACCTCTCGTTCGACGAGTTAGAGCCATCGTCGACGTTCACCGAGGAGGTCGCCAAGCAGTTCTTCCCGGTCCACGAGGAGGACCGAATCGAGACGATGGATAGCCCGGTCGTCGTCGAGTGCGCGTATCCGGGGTGGCAACCCGGCGGGGACCACTATCCGGCGGTCCCCGAGTCCAAAGACGAGCAGATTCGGGAACTCGTCGAGAGCGTCGAAGCGGGGGCCGCCGCGGTTCACGTCCACCCGCGCGACGAGGACGGCCGCCCGCAGTGGAACGACAACGACCTGCTGGTGGAGATTCTCGACCCGGTGTTCGAGGAGTGCGGCGACGTGGTGACGTTCAGTCAGGGGTGGACGACCAGTCCCCACGCCGACTACGTGTCGGGCGTCCGCGACCTGCTGGAACGCGGCGACGGCAACAAGTACTGTCAGGGCGGGGTCGTCCTGCCCCCGGGACTGTTCGGCGCGGGGTCGCTCCACTCGATTTCGACCATCAAGGAGGCCGTCCGCTACTACGAGGAGAACGGGGTGAAGCCCATCTTCCAACTGTACGACACCCACGTCCTGCGCGACCTGAAACACCACCTCATCGCGGACGACGAGTTGGAGTGGGACCCATACGTCTTGTGTCTGCGCGCCGGGTCTCACCACTCACAGACCACGACCAACGACCCGTGGTCGTACTTCAAGGTCATCTCCGAGATATACAACGTGCGCCAGTCCGTCGAGGACAGCGTGGTCGGACTCTACCCCGGCGGACGGAACTGGCTTCCGATGCTGATGATGGGCCTAATCGCCGGGGCCAACGTCGTCCGGGTCGGTATCGAGGACGCCTACTGGATGTATCCCCACGAAGACGAACTCGTCCGGAAGAACGCCGAGGTCGTCGAGACCGCCGTCGAAATCGCCGAGATGCTCGGCCGCGAGGTCATCACCGACCCCGACCGCGCGCGGGAGTTCCTCGGCATGAAGTACACGTCGCCGCGCTGA
- a CDS encoding GNAT family N-acetyltransferase: MSGPTFLEGDRVTLRVPDEDDLTFLLEHENDPDVRATRSVSLPKGPDDVRRRFGGTLGRNDDTLALVVHADGAPEGEATGSPDDSAADRVGHVYLLRERPNDRTYRRAELAYWVALTSRGTDTPPTPLGQSSTTGSTASVSTR, encoded by the coding sequence ATGTCCGGACCGACCTTCCTCGAAGGCGACCGCGTGACGCTTCGCGTCCCCGACGAGGACGACCTGACCTTCCTGCTCGAACACGAGAACGACCCCGACGTGCGCGCGACCCGGAGCGTCTCCCTTCCCAAGGGTCCCGACGACGTTCGCCGCCGGTTCGGCGGAACGCTCGGTCGGAACGACGACACGCTCGCGCTCGTCGTCCACGCCGACGGCGCGCCCGAGGGCGAGGCGACCGGTTCGCCGGACGACTCCGCCGCCGACAGAGTCGGTCACGTCTACCTCCTCCGCGAGCGACCGAACGACCGGACGTATCGGCGCGCCGAACTCGCGTACTGGGTCGCGCTGACGAGCAGGGGAACGGATACGCCACCGACGCCGCTCGGGCAGTCCTCGACCACGGGTTCGACCGCCTCGGTCTCAACAAGGTGA
- a CDS encoding GNAT family N-acetyltransferase → MGRADEQGNGYATDAARAVLDHGFDRLGLNKVTAERSPRTRRPLGCWRNWDSPRRVSSGKRRSSAASFET, encoded by the coding sequence CTGGGTCGCGCTGACGAGCAGGGGAACGGATACGCCACCGACGCCGCTCGGGCAGTCCTCGACCACGGGTTCGACCGCCTCGGTCTCAACAAGGTGACTGCCGAGCGTTCGCCTCGAACGAGGCGTCCGCTCGGGTGTTGGAGAAACTGGGATTCGCCGAGGAGGGTGTCTTCCGGGAAGAGGCGTTCGTCGGCGGCGAGTTTCGAGACGTGA
- the ilvD gene encoding dihydroxy-acid dehydratase, translating to MSEKPADLPSNEVTEGVERAPHRAMFRAMGYDDADLSSPMVGIANPAADITPCNVHLDDVAASAYEGVDSAGGMPIEFGTITISDAISMGTEGMRASLISREVIADSVELVAFGERMDGLVTVGGCDKNLPGMMMAAIRTDLPSVFLYGGSIMPGEHDGREVTVQNVFEGVGAVAEGEMSEEELDELERHACPGAGSCGGMFTANTMASISEALGLAPLGSAGAPAESDERYEVAERAGELALDAIENERRPSDILDKRSFENAIALQVAIGGSTNAVLHLLALAAEAGIDLDIEEFDEISRRTPKIANLQPGGQKTMLDLYEQGGVPVVIRRLVEAGLFDGDTATVTGRTISEELERLDLPADDDIDAEFIRPVEDPFHEEGAIKILTGNLAPDGGVLKVTGEDDFHHEGPARVFETEEDAMQYVQEGRIESGDVIVIRNEGPRGGPGMREMLGVTSAVVGAGHEDDVAMVTDGRFSGATRGPMIGHVAPESFDGGPIAALEDGDHVTIDIPDRTLEADLSDGEIESRLADREEPELSYQNGVLAKYGATFGSAANGAVTNPGVKRDE from the coding sequence ATGTCCGAGAAACCGGCCGACCTCCCGAGTAACGAGGTCACCGAAGGAGTCGAACGCGCACCTCACCGCGCGATGTTCCGAGCGATGGGGTACGACGACGCAGACCTCTCGTCGCCGATGGTGGGCATCGCCAACCCGGCCGCCGACATCACGCCGTGTAACGTCCATCTGGACGACGTGGCCGCGTCGGCGTACGAGGGCGTCGATTCGGCGGGCGGCATGCCCATCGAGTTCGGCACCATCACCATCTCCGACGCCATCTCGATGGGAACCGAGGGGATGCGGGCCTCGCTGATTTCGCGGGAGGTCATCGCCGACTCGGTGGAACTGGTAGCGTTCGGCGAGCGCATGGACGGTCTGGTCACGGTCGGCGGGTGCGACAAGAACCTGCCGGGGATGATGATGGCCGCGATTCGGACCGACCTGCCCTCGGTCTTCCTCTACGGAGGGTCCATCATGCCGGGCGAACACGACGGCCGCGAAGTCACCGTCCAGAACGTCTTCGAGGGCGTCGGTGCCGTCGCCGAAGGCGAGATGAGCGAGGAGGAGTTGGACGAACTGGAGCGCCACGCCTGCCCCGGTGCGGGGTCCTGCGGCGGGATGTTCACCGCGAACACGATGGCGTCGATTTCGGAGGCGCTCGGTCTCGCGCCGCTCGGGAGTGCGGGCGCTCCCGCCGAGTCCGACGAGCGCTACGAGGTCGCCGAGCGCGCGGGCGAACTCGCGCTCGACGCCATCGAGAACGAGCGCCGCCCCTCCGACATCCTCGACAAGCGGTCGTTCGAGAACGCCATCGCGCTGCAGGTCGCAATCGGTGGGTCCACCAACGCCGTGCTCCACTTGCTCGCGCTGGCCGCGGAGGCGGGTATCGACCTCGACATCGAGGAGTTCGACGAGATATCCCGACGTACGCCCAAAATCGCCAACCTCCAGCCGGGCGGCCAGAAGACGATGCTCGACCTCTACGAGCAGGGCGGCGTCCCGGTCGTGATTCGGCGACTGGTCGAAGCGGGCCTGTTCGACGGCGACACGGCGACCGTGACGGGCCGGACGATTTCCGAGGAGTTGGAGCGACTCGACCTGCCCGCCGACGACGACATCGACGCCGAGTTCATCCGCCCGGTCGAGGACCCCTTCCACGAGGAGGGAGCCATCAAGATTCTCACCGGCAACCTCGCGCCCGACGGCGGCGTTCTGAAGGTCACCGGCGAGGACGACTTCCACCACGAGGGACCGGCGCGGGTCTTCGAGACCGAGGAGGACGCGATGCAGTACGTCCAAGAGGGCCGCATCGAGTCGGGCGACGTCATCGTCATCCGCAACGAGGGGCCGCGGGGCGGTCCCGGCATGCGCGAGATGCTCGGGGTCACCTCCGCGGTGGTCGGCGCGGGCCACGAGGACGACGTGGCGATGGTGACCGACGGACGGTTCTCGGGCGCGACCCGGGGACCGATGATTGGCCACGTCGCCCCGGAGTCGTTCGACGGCGGCCCAATCGCCGCGTTAGAGGACGGCGACCACGTCACCATCGACATCCCCGACCGGACCCTCGAAGCCGACCTCTCGGACGGGGAAATCGAGTCGCGCCTCGCCGACCGCGAGGAGCCGGAACTGTCCTACCAGAACGGCGTGCTGGCGAAGTACGGCGCGACGTTCGGTTCCGCGGCGAACGGTGCGGTGACGAACCCGGGCGTGAAGCGCGACGAGTAG